A part of Sebastes fasciatus isolate fSebFas1 chromosome 10, fSebFas1.pri, whole genome shotgun sequence genomic DNA contains:
- the LOC141775810 gene encoding NACHT, LRR and PYD domains-containing protein 3-like isoform X1, whose protein sequence is MDQREDRVPPSKTTQRIPVGPGSLEPGPGPGPGPGPGPGPGPGPGASCVSLKSDNSMDVILDFKLDRKIPLRPGSSRSGPGPGPGPGPGSGPGPGPGPGSEPSGVSCNYGNSMEYGIDFKQYQKVDQESPEVPSGQSTQQHQTHLDSIFMLLEENIVTFVKNELTKIQKVVNSDYPECLESQRKDEEVLDGEDEEQSRNREAFLKITLNFLRRMKQGELADRLHSRSHSGVCQRKLKSNLKKKYQCVFEGIAKAGNPTRLNQIYTDLYITEGGTAEVNDEHEVRQIETASRKTDRPETTIRQEDIFKASPGRDEPIRTVMTKGVAGIGKTVLTQKFTLDWAEDKANQDIQFTFPFTFRELNVLKEKKYSLVELVHHFFTETKEAGICRFEEFPVVFIFDGLDECRLPLDFHNKEILTDVTESTSVDVLLTNLIRGNLLPSARLWITTRPAAANQIPPECVDMVTEVRGFTDPQKEEYFRKRFRDEEQTRTVISHIKTSRSLHIMCNIPVFCWIMSRVLEGVLKTREGGELPKTLTEMYIYFLVVQSKVKNIKYDGGAETDPHWSPESRKMIESLGKLAFDQLQKGNLIFYESDLTECGIDIRAASVYSGVFTQIFREERGLYQDKVFCFVHLSVQEFLAALHVHLTFINSGVNLMAERQTTSSLFKVFRDKPTPKHLYQSAVDKALQSPNGHLDLFLRFLLGLSLQTNQKHLRGLLTQTGSQTNQETVQYIKKKIEENISTETSINLFHCLNELNDGSLVKEIQQYLSSGSLSTCKLSPAQWSALVFILLSSDKDLDVFDLKKYSDSEEALLRLLPVVKASNKALLSGCYLSERSCGALSSLLSSQSSSLRELDLSDNNLQDSGVNLLSSGLKSPHCTLETLRLSDCNLSERSCKALSSVLHSQSSSLRELDMSNNDLQDSGVKLLCPGLKSQHCTLETLRLSGCLITKEGCTTLSSALSSNPSHLRELDLSYNHPEQSGVNLLSAGLKDPLWRLDTLRVEPAGVRWLTPGLRKYSCELTFDTNTVHRILKPSDDNRKLTRVREDQPYLDHPDRFDEWPQMLCIDGLTGRCYWELEWTGKVDISVSYRGISRKGDGKDCLFGGNDQSWSLSCSDRGYSVCHNNRETFITSSSSGTVAVYLDCPADTLSFYGVSSDSLIHLHTFSTIFTEPLHPGFGLSSCKLGSSVSLVRVSSEC, encoded by the exons ATGGATCAGCGTGAGGACAGAGTCCCTCCATCTAAAACCACTCAGAG GATCCCTGTGGGACCAGGATCTCTTgaacctggacctggacctggacctggacctggacctggacctggacctggacccgGACCTGGAGCCAGCTGTGTGTCATTAAAAAGTGACAATTCAATGGATGTTATTCTTGATTTTAAACTTGACAGAAA gatCCCTCTGAGACCAGGATCTTCTAGatctggacctggacctggacctggacctggacctggatctggacctggacctggacctggacctggatctGAACCCAGCGGTGTTTCCTGCAATTATGGCAATTCGATGGAATATGGAATTGATTTTAAACAATACCAAAA AGTGGACCAGGAGAGCCCAGAGGTTCCCAGTGGTCAGTCCACCCAGCAGCATCAAACACACCTGGACTCCATATTTATG ctgctggaggagaacATCGTCACTTTTGTGAAGAACGAGCTGACGAAGATCCAGAAGGTTGTGAATTCAGATTACCCAGAATGCTTAGAGAGTCAGAGGAAGGATGAGGAGGTGCTGGACGGTGAGGATGAAGAGCAGAGCAGGAACAGAGAGGCTTTTCTGAAGATCACACTGAACTTCCTGAGGAGAATGAAGCAGGGGGAGCTGGCTGACCGTCTGCATAGCA GAAGTCATTCTGGAGTTTGTCAACGTAAACTCAAATCTAACCTGAAGAAGAAGtaccagtgtgtgtttgaggggaTCGCTAAAGCAGGAAACCCAACCCGTCTGAATCAGATCTACACAGatctctacatcacagagggagggACTGCAGAGGTCAATGATGAACATGAGGTCAGACAGATTGAAACCGCATccaggaagacagacagaccagaAACAACCATCAGACAGGAAGACATCTTTAAAGCATCACCTGGAAGAGatgaaccaatcagaacagtgatGACAAAGGGAGTGGCTGGCATCGGGAAAACAGTCTTAAcacagaagttcactctggactgggctgaAGACAAAGCCAACCAGGACATACAGTTCACATTTCCATTCACTTTCAGAGAGCTGAATGTGCTGAAGGAGAAGAAGTACAGCTTGGTGGAACTTGTTCATCACTTCTTTACTGAAACCAAAGAAGCAGGAATCTGCAGGTTTGAAGAGTTCCCGGTcgtgttcatctttgacggtcTGGATGAGTGTCGACTTCCTCTGGACTTCCACAACAAGGAGATCCTGACTGATGTTACAGAGTCCACCTCAGTGGATGTGCTGCTGACGAACCTCATCAGGGGGAACCTGCTTCCCTCTGCTCGCCTCTGGATAACCACACGACccgcagcagccaatcagatccctcctgagtgtgttgacatggtgacagaggtcagagggttcaCCGACccacagaaggaggagtacttcaggaagAGGTTCAGAGATGAGGAGCAGACCAGAACCGTCATCTCCCATATCAAGACATCACgaagcctccacatcatgtgcaACATCCcggtcttctgctggatcatgTCTAGAGTTCTGGAAGGGGTGTTGAAGACCAGAGAGGGtggagagctgcccaagaccctgactgagaTGTACATCTACTTCCTGGTGGTTCAGTCCAAAGTGAAGAACATCAAGTATGATGGAGGCGCTGAAACAGATCCACACTGGAGTCCGGAGAGCAGGAAGATGATCGAGTCTCTGGGAAAACTGGCTTTTGATCAGCTGCAGAAAGGCAACCTGATCTTCTATGAGTCCGACCTGACAGAGTGTGGCATCGATATCAGAGCAGCCTCAGTGTACTCAGGAGTGTTCACACAGATCtttagagaggagagaggactgtACCAGGACAAGGTGTTCTGCTTCGTCCATCTGAgtgttcaggagtttctggctgctcTTCATGTCCATCTGACATTCATCAACTCGGGTGTCAATCTGATGGCAGAAAGACAAACAACCTCCTCGTTGTTTAAAGTCTTCAGAGACAAACCTACACCAAAACATCTCTACCAGAGTGCTGTGGACAAGGCCTTACAGAGTCCAAACGGACACCTGGACTTGTTCCTTCGCTTCCTCCTGGGTCTTTCACTGCAGACCAATCAGAAACACCTGCGAGGCCTGCTGACACAGACAGGATCACAGACCAATCAGGAAACAGTCCAGTACATCAAGAAGAAGATCGAGGAAAATATCTCTACAGAGACAAGCATCAATCTGTTCCACTGTCTGAatgaactgaatgatggttCTCTGGTGAAGGAGATCCAACAGTACCTGAGTTCAGGAAGTCTCTCCACATGTAAACTGTCTCCTGCTCAGTGGTCAGCTCTGGTCTTCATCTTACTGTCGTCAGATAAAGATCTTGACGTGTTCGACCTGAAGAAATACTCTGATTCAGAGGAGGCTCTTCTGAGGCTGCTGCCAGTGGTCAAAGCCTCCAACAAAGCTCT GCTGAGTGGCTGTTACCTCTCAGAGAGAAGCTGTGGAGCTCTCTCCTCACTTCTCAGCTCCCAGTCCTCcagtctgagagagctggacctgagtgacaacaacctgcaggattcaggagtgaaccTGCTGTCTTCTGGACtgaagagtccacactgtactCTGGAGACTCTCAG GTTGAGTGACTGTAACCTCTCAGAGAGAAGCTGTAAAGCTCTGTCCTCAGTTCTCCACTCCCAGTCCTCcagtctgagagagctggacatGAGTAACAacgacctgcaggattcaggagtgaagctgctgtgtCCTGGACTgaagagtcaacactgtacacTGGAGACTCTCAG GTTGTCAGGCTGTTTGATCACAAAAGAAGGCTGCACTACTCTGTCTTCAGCTCTGAGCTcgaacccctcccatctgagagagctggacctgagctaCAATCATCCAGAACAGTCAGGAGTGAATCTTCTGTCTGCTGGACTGAAGGATCCACTCTGGAGACTGGACACTCTCCG GGTGGAGCCTGCTGGAGTCCGATGGTTGACACCAGGTCTGAGGAAGT ATTCCTGTGAACTCACATTCGACacaaacacagtacacagaatCCTCAAACCGTCTGACGACAACAGGAAGCTGACACGTGTGAGAGAAGATCAGCCATACCTTGATCACCCAGACAGATTTGATGAGTGGCCTCAGATGCTGTGTATTGATGGTCTGACTGGTCGCTGTTACTGGGAGTTGGAGTGGACAGGAAAAGTTGATATATCAGTGAGTTACAGAGGAATCAGCAGGAAAGGAGACGGTAAGGACTGTTTGTTTGGAGGTAATGATCAGTCCTGGAGTCTGAGCTGCTCTGATAGAGGTTACTCTGTTTGTCACAACAACAGAGAAAccttcatcacctcctcctcctctggtacAGTAGCAGTTTATTTGGACTGTCCTGCTGACACTCTGTCCTTCTATGGAGTCTCCTCAGACTCACTGATCCACCTCCACACCTTCAGCACCATATTCACGGAACCTCTCCATCCTGGGTTTGGGCTCTCGTCTTGTAAGCTTGGTTCCTCAGTGTCACTAGTCAGGGTTTCATCCGAATGTTGA
- the LOC141775810 gene encoding NLR family CARD domain-containing protein 3-like isoform X2 — translation MDQREDRVPPSKTTQRIPVGPGSLEPGPGPGPGPGPGPGPGPGPGASCVSLKSDNSMDVILDFKLDRKIPLRPGSSRSGPGPGPGPGPGSGPGPGPGPGSEPSGVSCNYGNSMEYGIDFKQYQKVDQESPEVPSGQSTQQHQTHLDSIFMLLEENIVTFVKNELTKIQKVVNSDYPECLESQRKDEEVLDGEDEEQSRNREAFLKITLNFLRRMKQGELADRLHSRSHSGVCQRKLKSNLKKKYQCVFEGIAKAGNPTRLNQIYTDLYITEGGTAEVNDEHEVRQIETASRKTDRPETTIRQEDIFKASPGRDEPIRTVMTKGVAGIGKTVLTQKFTLDWAEDKANQDIQFTFPFTFRELNVLKEKKYSLVELVHHFFTETKEAGICRFEEFPVVFIFDGLDECRLPLDFHNKEILTDVTESTSVDVLLTNLIRGNLLPSARLWITTRPAAANQIPPECVDMVTEVRGFTDPQKEEYFRKRFRDEEQTRTVISHIKTSRSLHIMCNIPVFCWIMSRVLEGVLKTREGGELPKTLTEMYIYFLVVQSKVKNIKYDGGAETDPHWSPESRKMIESLGKLAFDQLQKGNLIFYESDLTECGIDIRAASVYSGVFTQIFREERGLYQDKVFCFVHLSVQEFLAALHVHLTFINSGVNLMAERQTTSSLFKVFRDKPTPKHLYQSAVDKALQSPNGHLDLFLRFLLGLSLQTNQKHLRGLLTQTGSQTNQETVQYIKKKIEENISTETSINLFHCLNELNDGSLVKEIQQYLSSGSLSTCKLSPAQWSALVFILLSSDKDLDVFDLKKYSDSEEALLRLLPVVKASNKALLSGCYLSERSCGALSSLLSSQSSSLRELDLSDNNLQDSGVNLLSSGLKSPHCTLETLRLSGCLITKEGCTTLSSALSSNPSHLRELDLSYNHPEQSGVNLLSAGLKDPLWRLDTLRVEPAGVRWLTPGLRKYSCELTFDTNTVHRILKPSDDNRKLTRVREDQPYLDHPDRFDEWPQMLCIDGLTGRCYWELEWTGKVDISVSYRGISRKGDGKDCLFGGNDQSWSLSCSDRGYSVCHNNRETFITSSSSGTVAVYLDCPADTLSFYGVSSDSLIHLHTFSTIFTEPLHPGFGLSSCKLGSSVSLVRVSSEC, via the exons ATGGATCAGCGTGAGGACAGAGTCCCTCCATCTAAAACCACTCAGAG GATCCCTGTGGGACCAGGATCTCTTgaacctggacctggacctggacctggacctggacctggacctggacctggacccgGACCTGGAGCCAGCTGTGTGTCATTAAAAAGTGACAATTCAATGGATGTTATTCTTGATTTTAAACTTGACAGAAA gatCCCTCTGAGACCAGGATCTTCTAGatctggacctggacctggacctggacctggacctggatctggacctggacctggacctggacctggatctGAACCCAGCGGTGTTTCCTGCAATTATGGCAATTCGATGGAATATGGAATTGATTTTAAACAATACCAAAA AGTGGACCAGGAGAGCCCAGAGGTTCCCAGTGGTCAGTCCACCCAGCAGCATCAAACACACCTGGACTCCATATTTATG ctgctggaggagaacATCGTCACTTTTGTGAAGAACGAGCTGACGAAGATCCAGAAGGTTGTGAATTCAGATTACCCAGAATGCTTAGAGAGTCAGAGGAAGGATGAGGAGGTGCTGGACGGTGAGGATGAAGAGCAGAGCAGGAACAGAGAGGCTTTTCTGAAGATCACACTGAACTTCCTGAGGAGAATGAAGCAGGGGGAGCTGGCTGACCGTCTGCATAGCA GAAGTCATTCTGGAGTTTGTCAACGTAAACTCAAATCTAACCTGAAGAAGAAGtaccagtgtgtgtttgaggggaTCGCTAAAGCAGGAAACCCAACCCGTCTGAATCAGATCTACACAGatctctacatcacagagggagggACTGCAGAGGTCAATGATGAACATGAGGTCAGACAGATTGAAACCGCATccaggaagacagacagaccagaAACAACCATCAGACAGGAAGACATCTTTAAAGCATCACCTGGAAGAGatgaaccaatcagaacagtgatGACAAAGGGAGTGGCTGGCATCGGGAAAACAGTCTTAAcacagaagttcactctggactgggctgaAGACAAAGCCAACCAGGACATACAGTTCACATTTCCATTCACTTTCAGAGAGCTGAATGTGCTGAAGGAGAAGAAGTACAGCTTGGTGGAACTTGTTCATCACTTCTTTACTGAAACCAAAGAAGCAGGAATCTGCAGGTTTGAAGAGTTCCCGGTcgtgttcatctttgacggtcTGGATGAGTGTCGACTTCCTCTGGACTTCCACAACAAGGAGATCCTGACTGATGTTACAGAGTCCACCTCAGTGGATGTGCTGCTGACGAACCTCATCAGGGGGAACCTGCTTCCCTCTGCTCGCCTCTGGATAACCACACGACccgcagcagccaatcagatccctcctgagtgtgttgacatggtgacagaggtcagagggttcaCCGACccacagaaggaggagtacttcaggaagAGGTTCAGAGATGAGGAGCAGACCAGAACCGTCATCTCCCATATCAAGACATCACgaagcctccacatcatgtgcaACATCCcggtcttctgctggatcatgTCTAGAGTTCTGGAAGGGGTGTTGAAGACCAGAGAGGGtggagagctgcccaagaccctgactgagaTGTACATCTACTTCCTGGTGGTTCAGTCCAAAGTGAAGAACATCAAGTATGATGGAGGCGCTGAAACAGATCCACACTGGAGTCCGGAGAGCAGGAAGATGATCGAGTCTCTGGGAAAACTGGCTTTTGATCAGCTGCAGAAAGGCAACCTGATCTTCTATGAGTCCGACCTGACAGAGTGTGGCATCGATATCAGAGCAGCCTCAGTGTACTCAGGAGTGTTCACACAGATCtttagagaggagagaggactgtACCAGGACAAGGTGTTCTGCTTCGTCCATCTGAgtgttcaggagtttctggctgctcTTCATGTCCATCTGACATTCATCAACTCGGGTGTCAATCTGATGGCAGAAAGACAAACAACCTCCTCGTTGTTTAAAGTCTTCAGAGACAAACCTACACCAAAACATCTCTACCAGAGTGCTGTGGACAAGGCCTTACAGAGTCCAAACGGACACCTGGACTTGTTCCTTCGCTTCCTCCTGGGTCTTTCACTGCAGACCAATCAGAAACACCTGCGAGGCCTGCTGACACAGACAGGATCACAGACCAATCAGGAAACAGTCCAGTACATCAAGAAGAAGATCGAGGAAAATATCTCTACAGAGACAAGCATCAATCTGTTCCACTGTCTGAatgaactgaatgatggttCTCTGGTGAAGGAGATCCAACAGTACCTGAGTTCAGGAAGTCTCTCCACATGTAAACTGTCTCCTGCTCAGTGGTCAGCTCTGGTCTTCATCTTACTGTCGTCAGATAAAGATCTTGACGTGTTCGACCTGAAGAAATACTCTGATTCAGAGGAGGCTCTTCTGAGGCTGCTGCCAGTGGTCAAAGCCTCCAACAAAGCTCT GCTGAGTGGCTGTTACCTCTCAGAGAGAAGCTGTGGAGCTCTCTCCTCACTTCTCAGCTCCCAGTCCTCcagtctgagagagctggacctgagtgacaacaacctgcaggattcaggagtgaaccTGCTGTCTTCTGGACtgaagagtccacactgtactCTGGAGACTCTCAG GTTGTCAGGCTGTTTGATCACAAAAGAAGGCTGCACTACTCTGTCTTCAGCTCTGAGCTcgaacccctcccatctgagagagctggacctgagctaCAATCATCCAGAACAGTCAGGAGTGAATCTTCTGTCTGCTGGACTGAAGGATCCACTCTGGAGACTGGACACTCTCCG GGTGGAGCCTGCTGGAGTCCGATGGTTGACACCAGGTCTGAGGAAGT ATTCCTGTGAACTCACATTCGACacaaacacagtacacagaatCCTCAAACCGTCTGACGACAACAGGAAGCTGACACGTGTGAGAGAAGATCAGCCATACCTTGATCACCCAGACAGATTTGATGAGTGGCCTCAGATGCTGTGTATTGATGGTCTGACTGGTCGCTGTTACTGGGAGTTGGAGTGGACAGGAAAAGTTGATATATCAGTGAGTTACAGAGGAATCAGCAGGAAAGGAGACGGTAAGGACTGTTTGTTTGGAGGTAATGATCAGTCCTGGAGTCTGAGCTGCTCTGATAGAGGTTACTCTGTTTGTCACAACAACAGAGAAAccttcatcacctcctcctcctctggtacAGTAGCAGTTTATTTGGACTGTCCTGCTGACACTCTGTCCTTCTATGGAGTCTCCTCAGACTCACTGATCCACCTCCACACCTTCAGCACCATATTCACGGAACCTCTCCATCCTGGGTTTGGGCTCTCGTCTTGTAAGCTTGGTTCCTCAGTGTCACTAGTCAGGGTTTCATCCGAATGTTGA